In Gadus macrocephalus chromosome 4, ASM3116895v1, the following proteins share a genomic window:
- the LOC132455290 gene encoding fas apoptotic inhibitory molecule 1-like, with product MLSGDVVGMWGVALSDGVYRIEFAHGTTTGKRVVYVNGQEVVRRDWMFKLVGREAFTVGRAHTRACVNIEAVTGFSYEYSLEIGGKSLEKFRHDRAKVTTTWILKVDGEDFRVVLEKDTMDVWCNGQKMDTMGEFVDDGTETRFSVGDHECCIKATSGGRKKSGIVHYLLLDGETMPAL from the exons atgctGTCCGGGGACGTGGTGGGCATGTGGGGGGTGGCCCTCAGCGACGGAGTGTACAGGATAGAGTTTGCGCATGGCACCACCACGGGGAAACGCGTCGTGTACGTCAACGGACAG GAAGTGGTCCGAAGGGACTGGATGTTCAAGCTGGTGGGGAGGGAGGCGTTCACGGTGGGCCGCGCTCACACCAGAGCCTGCGTCAACATCGAGGCAGTCACCGGCTTCTCCTACGAGTACTCGCTGGAGATCGGCGGCAAGAGCCTGGAGAAGTTCCGCCACGACAGGGCAAAGGTCACCACCACCTGGATCCTGAAGGTGGATGGAGAGGACTTCAGGGTGGTGCTGG AAAAGGACACTATGGATGTGTGGTGCAACGGACAGAAAATGGACACAATG GGCGAGTTTGTTGACGACGGCACCGAGACCCGCTTCTCCGTGGGCGACCACGAGTGCTGCATAAAGGCCACGAGTGGTGGGAGGAAGAAGAGCGGCATCGTGCACTATCTGCTGCTCGATGGAGAGACGATGCCCGCACTATGA